A single Klebsiella variicola DNA region contains:
- a CDS encoding LysR family transcriptional regulator codes for MARRFDYLADVEVFLAVAERGSFTAGAVALSSTPSVLSRAVTRLETRLGCQLLRRSTRRISLTEAGSAYLSQVRQAFEVLDNAERETQGQKGALSGRVKLSAPTTWGHYRLPARLALYRQLHPDVQIELNITNRNVDIIAEGFDLVVRQGHLPDSGLVAKKLEDAALCLVASPAYLRSTARPLSKIADLRHHSCLTFIMPATGKVAEWVFREDGQDISWLPTSSLHVSDDVLGVVSLALQGAGICQSYAFIVQEAIARGELVPVLPAFAGRSRPFSVLYPPHKSQSAAARALITLLTMPAEALATLCATLPDAYD; via the coding sequence ATGGCCCGGCGGTTTGATTATCTTGCGGATGTAGAAGTCTTTCTGGCGGTGGCCGAGCGCGGGTCGTTTACCGCCGGCGCGGTGGCGCTGTCGTCGACGCCGTCGGTGTTAAGCCGGGCCGTCACCCGTCTTGAAACGCGTCTGGGGTGCCAGCTGCTGCGCCGCTCCACCCGTCGGATCAGCCTGACCGAGGCCGGAAGCGCCTATCTGAGTCAGGTCCGCCAGGCGTTTGAGGTGCTGGATAATGCCGAACGGGAGACGCAGGGGCAAAAAGGGGCGTTATCCGGGCGCGTTAAATTGAGCGCCCCCACCACCTGGGGACACTATCGTTTGCCCGCCCGGCTGGCGTTGTACCGTCAGTTGCACCCCGACGTACAGATTGAGCTGAATATTACCAACCGTAATGTCGATATTATCGCTGAGGGCTTCGATCTGGTGGTGCGCCAGGGACATTTACCCGACAGCGGCCTGGTGGCAAAAAAGCTGGAGGATGCGGCGCTATGTCTGGTGGCCTCGCCGGCCTATTTACGCTCGACAGCGAGACCGCTGAGTAAAATAGCCGATTTGCGCCATCATTCATGCCTGACATTTATTATGCCGGCAACGGGAAAAGTCGCCGAATGGGTATTTCGTGAGGATGGCCAGGATATCAGCTGGCTACCGACGTCATCTCTGCATGTCTCCGATGATGTGCTCGGGGTGGTCTCGCTGGCCCTGCAGGGGGCGGGGATCTGTCAGAGCTATGCGTTTATTGTGCAGGAGGCGATCGCGCGCGGGGAGCTGGTTCCTGTTCTTCCGGCGTTCGCCGGACGTTCACGGCCTTTCTCGGTGCTTTACCCGCCGCATAAAAGCCAGTCAGCCGCTGCCCGGGCATTAATTACTCTGCTGACCATGCCTGC